The DNA region GGACCTCAGTGCCTGGGATCTGACGGTCTTCGGCGTCGCCGTGGTCATCGGCGCGGGCATCTTCACCCTCACCGCGCGGACCGCCGGCAACGTCGCCGGGCCGGCGGTGTCGATCGCCTTCATCCTCGCCGCGGTGACGTGTGGCCTGGCTGCGCTGTGCTACGCCGAGTTCGCCTCGACGGTGCCGGTGGCCGGCAGTGCCTACACCTTCTCCTATGCGACCTTCGGGGAGTTCGTGGCGTGGATCATCGGGTGGGACCTGATCCTCGAATTGGCGCTGGCCGCGTCGGTCGTCGCGAAGGGGTGGTCGCTCTATCTCGGGGAGATCATCGGTCGGTCGGCCGCGGTAACCGTCGGGGGGATCCGATTCGATTGGGGCGCAGTTCTTCTCATCGTCGTGCTCACCACACTCTTGGCGCTGGGGACCAAACTCTCCTCGCGCGTGTCGCTGGTCATCACCGCGATCAAGGTCGGCGTCGTGCTCTTGGTGATCATCGTCGGAGCCTTCTACATCTCACCGAAGAACTACGACCCGTTCATCCCGCCGGCCACAAGCGGGGACCATGGCGAGGGGATCCACCAAACCGTTTTCTCCTGGGTGACGGGGGCGACCGGCTCCAACTTCGGCTGGTACGGGTTGCTGGCCGCCGCGTCGCTGGTGTTCTTCGCCTTTATCGGCTTTGACGTCATCGCGACGACGGCGGAGGAGACGCGCAACCCCGCGCGGGACATGCCGCGGGGGATCCTCGGGTCGTTGGCCATCGTGACGGTGCTCTACGTCGGCGTCTCGATCGTCCTCTCCGGCATGGTTCCACACACCAAGCTCGCCGACCGGACGGGGCCCGACGGCAAGAAGATCGAATCGACACTGTCGACCGCCTTCGAGGCACACGGCGTCACTTGGGCCGAATGGGTGATCAACATCGGTGCGCTGGCGGGTCTGACGACGGTGGTGATGGTGTTGCTGCTGGGGCAGATCCGGATCGGCTTCGCCATGTCGCGCGACGGGCTGTTCCCACAGGCACTCGCGAAGACCGGGTCGCGGGGGACGCCGGTCCGCATGACGATCATCGTCGGGGTCGTCGCGGCACTTCTCGCCGCCTTCTTCGACATGTTCGCGCTGGAACAGATGGTCAACATCGGAACACTGTTCGCGTTCGTGCTGGTGTGCATCGGCGTCATCATCCTGCGCCGGACGCGACCGGACCTGCCGCGAGGGTTCCGCGTGCCGTTCGTACCGGCGGTCCCGATCGCCGCGGTCGTGGCCTGCCTGTGGTTGATGATCAATCTGTCGATCGAGACCTGGGTCCGCTTCCTTGTCTGGATGGCGGTGGGCCTGGCCGTGTACTTCCTCTACGGACGGCGGAACTCTGTTCTGGCCCGGCGTGAACGCGGTGAACTGCCCGCCGCCCACGAGTGAACGACCGACAGGATAGCCTGGTCTGCGACCGTGCACCGACCGCGGACGACACGCGTCCGCGGAACCGACTAGGGGAGTAGATGAGCCTCGTGTCCAAGGCCATTCCGACCGCCGACAATCGCAATGGAATCGACTTCAAGGTCGCCGATCTCGGCGAAGCAGACTTCGGCCGCAAGGAGATCGAGCTTGCCGAGCACGAGATGCCCGGCTTGATGGAGTTGCGTCGCGAATACGCCGACGTCGAACCGCTCAAGGGGGCCCGCATCTCCGGGTCGCTGCACATGACCGTGCAGACGGCGGTGCTGATCGAGACCCTGGTGGCGCTCGGTGCGGAGGTCCGCTGGGCCTCCTGCAACATCTTCTCCACCCAGGATCACGCGGCGGCGGCTGTCGTCGTCGGTCCGCACGGCACCGCCGACGAGCCGAAGGGTGTCCCGGTGTTCGCCTGGAAGGGCGAGACGCTCGAGGAGTACTGGTGGTGTGTCGAGCAGATGCTCACCTGGCCGTCCGCCGCCGGGAGCGCGAGCGAGCGGGGCGAATCTGGTACTGCTGATGTCGAACCGGTATTGGCCAACATGATCCTCGACGACGGCGGTGACGCGACGATGCTCGTGCTGCGCGGCGCCGAGTTCGAGAAGGCCGGGGTGGTCCCGCCGACCGACGACGACCACTCGGCCGAGTACAAGGTGTTCCTGGATCTGCTGCGTTCGCGCTTCGAACAGGACAAGGGCAAGTGGACCGCCATTGCGGAGTCGGTCAAGGGCGTCACCGAGGAGACCACGACCGGCGTGCTGCGCCTCTACCAGTTCGCCGCGGCCGGCGACCTGGCGTTCCCGGCGATCAACGTCAACGACTCGGTCACCAAGAGCAAGTTCGACAACAAGTACGGCACGCGCCACTCGCTCATCGACGGAATCAACCGCGGCACCGATGTCCTCATCGGCGGCAAGAAGATCCTGATCTGCGGGTACGGCGACGTCGGCAAGGGCTGTGCCGAGTCGCTGGCCGGCCAGGGCGGGCGCGTCCAGGTCACTGAGATCGACCCGATCAACGCGCTGCAGGCGCTGATGGACGGCTTCGACGTGGTGACCGTCGACGAGGCGATCGCCGACGCCGACATCGTCGTCACGGCGACCGGGAACCTGGGCATCATCACCTTCGCGCATATGCAGAAGATGAAGAACCAGGCGATCTTGGGCAACATCGGCCACTTCGACAACGAGATCGACATGGCCGGGCTCGAGAGCGCCGCCGGGATGACCCGGATCACCGTCAAGCCGCAGGTCGACCAGTGGGTCTTCCCGGATGGGCACAGCATCATCGTCCTCAGCGAGGGTCGCCTGCTGAACCTGGGCAACGCCACCGGCCACCCGTCGTTCGTCATGAGCAACAGCTTCTCCAACCAGGTGATCGCGCAGATCGAACTGTGGACGAAGAACGACGAGTACGACAACGAGGTCTACCGCCTGCCCAAGCACCTCGACGAGAAGGTTGCCCGGATCCACGTCGAGGCCCTTGGCGGCTCGTTGACGAAGCTGTCGAAGGAACAGGCCGAGTACATCGGCGTCGACGTCGAGGGCCCGTACAAGCCGGAGCACTACCGCTACTGAGGTTCAGGGCCCAGTCGGCGGAGATGAGGGCCCAGTCGACGAAGATGAGGGCCCAGTCGACGGAAAACGGGGCCCAGTCGGCGAAGATGAGGGCCCAGTCGACGGGAAACGGGGCCCAGTCGGCGGTTAGGCGAGGAGTTCGGCGGCCAGACCCGGCACCGGGTCGCCGCTGAGCACCCGCCACGGCGACACCCACTGCGCAGCGGCGAGGCCTCGATAGGCCTCGTCGACGCGCGCCTGCAACGCCGCGTCGCGCTCGTAGCGGTCGCGGTCGCGGCCGGCATCGGTCTCGGCCCGGTCGACGGCCCGCTGCGCGGCCACCTCGACCGGCACGCCGAGAAACAGTTGCCAGTCGGGGACCGGCAGGTCGAAGCGGTCGAACTCCAGCGCGCGCACCCACTCGGTGGCGGCGACCGCCGCACCCGTCGACCGCTCGGCAACGCGCGCCGCGGTGTAGGCGGCGTTGGAGGCGACGTAGCGGTCGGCGACGACGACGTCGTTCTCGGCGATCAGCGAGCGCAGCGCCGGTGCCGCCTCCCGCCGGTCGAGGGCGAAAAGCAGCGCCATCGCGTACGCGCTGTCGGTGACGTCGCCGTGGAAGCCGCGCAATGCCTCGGCGCTGAGATCGGCATGCACGGATTCGCCGTAGCGGGGAAAGGCGATGGTGGCCACGCGAACCCCGTCGGCCTCCCACCCTCGGCGCAGCCCGTCGACGAGGGTGCGTTTCCCGGCTCCGTCGATTCCCTCGACGGTGATGAAAGTTGCCACGGTGCACGACCCTACCGAGTGCGCACGGCCGTGTCCGGCGGTGCCCGGGCAGACGTGATGGCGCGCGTTGCGCCGTCGTCGGCCCGGCGCGTCGATACCGCCCAAAAGGTCACGGAAGTGTCACTATGGAGCGCATGAAGCCACGTGTCCTCGTCGTCGATGACGATGCCGCTCTCGCGGAGATGCTGACCATCGTGCTTCGCGGTGAGGGCTTCGAGCCGTTCCACGTCGCCGACGGGACCCAGGCGCTGACCGCGGTGCGTGAAATCCGACCCGACCTCGTGTTGCTCGACTTGATGCTGCCGGGGATGAACGGCATCGACGTCTGCCGCGTGCTGCGCCAGGACTCGGGTGTGCCGATCGTGATGCTGACCGCCAAGTCCGACACGGTCGACGTGGTGCTGGGGCTTGAATCCGGCGCCGACGACTACATGGTCAAGCCCTTCAAGCCCAAGGAACTGGTGGCGCGCATCCGGGCCCGGCTGCGCCGCACCGACGACGAGCCCGCCGAGATGCTGTCGATCGGCCCGGTGGAGATCGACGTGCCGGCGCACAAGGTGACCCGCGACGGACAGCCGATCTCGTTGACCCCGTTGGAGTTCGACCTCCTCGTCGCGCTCGCGCGCAAGCCCCGCCAGGTGTTCACCCGCGACGTCCTGCTCGAGCAGGTGTGGGGCTACCGGCACCCGGCTGACACGCGCCTGGTGAACGTGCACGTGCAGCGGCTGCGCGCCAAGGTGGAGACGGATCCGGAGAACCCGGAGATCGTCCTGACCGTGAGGGGTGT from Gordonia crocea includes:
- a CDS encoding amino acid permease, giving the protein MSNPLLRTKSIEQSIADTDDPDTKLRKDLSAWDLTVFGVAVVIGAGIFTLTARTAGNVAGPAVSIAFILAAVTCGLAALCYAEFASTVPVAGSAYTFSYATFGEFVAWIIGWDLILELALAASVVAKGWSLYLGEIIGRSAAVTVGGIRFDWGAVLLIVVLTTLLALGTKLSSRVSLVITAIKVGVVLLVIIVGAFYISPKNYDPFIPPATSGDHGEGIHQTVFSWVTGATGSNFGWYGLLAAASLVFFAFIGFDVIATTAEETRNPARDMPRGILGSLAIVTVLYVGVSIVLSGMVPHTKLADRTGPDGKKIESTLSTAFEAHGVTWAEWVINIGALAGLTTVVMVLLLGQIRIGFAMSRDGLFPQALAKTGSRGTPVRMTIIVGVVAALLAAFFDMFALEQMVNIGTLFAFVLVCIGVIILRRTRPDLPRGFRVPFVPAVPIAAVVACLWLMINLSIETWVRFLVWMAVGLAVYFLYGRRNSVLARRERGELPAAHE
- the ahcY gene encoding adenosylhomocysteinase — translated: MSLVSKAIPTADNRNGIDFKVADLGEADFGRKEIELAEHEMPGLMELRREYADVEPLKGARISGSLHMTVQTAVLIETLVALGAEVRWASCNIFSTQDHAAAAVVVGPHGTADEPKGVPVFAWKGETLEEYWWCVEQMLTWPSAAGSASERGESGTADVEPVLANMILDDGGDATMLVLRGAEFEKAGVVPPTDDDHSAEYKVFLDLLRSRFEQDKGKWTAIAESVKGVTEETTTGVLRLYQFAAAGDLAFPAINVNDSVTKSKFDNKYGTRHSLIDGINRGTDVLIGGKKILICGYGDVGKGCAESLAGQGGRVQVTEIDPINALQALMDGFDVVTVDEAIADADIVVTATGNLGIITFAHMQKMKNQAILGNIGHFDNEIDMAGLESAAGMTRITVKPQVDQWVFPDGHSIIVLSEGRLLNLGNATGHPSFVMSNSFSNQVIAQIELWTKNDEYDNEVYRLPKHLDEKVARIHVEALGGSLTKLSKEQAEYIGVDVEGPYKPEHYRY
- a CDS encoding dTMP kinase; translated protein: MATFITVEGIDGAGKRTLVDGLRRGWEADGVRVATIAFPRYGESVHADLSAEALRGFHGDVTDSAYAMALLFALDRREAAPALRSLIAENDVVVADRYVASNAAYTAARVAERSTGAAVAATEWVRALEFDRFDLPVPDWQLFLGVPVEVAAQRAVDRAETDAGRDRDRYERDAALQARVDEAYRGLAAAQWVSPWRVLSGDPVPGLAAELLA
- the mtrA gene encoding MtrAB system response regulator MtrA — translated: MKPRVLVVDDDAALAEMLTIVLRGEGFEPFHVADGTQALTAVREIRPDLVLLDLMLPGMNGIDVCRVLRQDSGVPIVMLTAKSDTVDVVLGLESGADDYMVKPFKPKELVARIRARLRRTDDEPAEMLSIGPVEIDVPAHKVTRDGQPISLTPLEFDLLVALARKPRQVFTRDVLLEQVWGYRHPADTRLVNVHVQRLRAKVETDPENPEIVLTVRGVGYKAGPP